A genomic region of Nostoc sp. UHCC 0702 contains the following coding sequences:
- a CDS encoding iron-containing redox enzyme family protein, producing the protein MHFQINHIAAYSLFTPFEMREELFKNIYDELGQGNFAEAHPNLFKRLIDHFGGLDEKDINPETYYFFNTQVNLCWFADGLYYGIGGMGALELSVPSQHTRILQHLYRRGLSSEIVKFYELHCQIDLVHGDGWFAAAKPYLKTRDEFQKVLIGAARMLEARVNLYDGMLKGIKGSSRQRSLIEQN; encoded by the coding sequence ATACACTTTCAAATAAATCATATTGCTGCTTACAGCCTGTTTACGCCATTTGAAATGCGTGAAGAATTGTTTAAAAACATCTATGATGAGTTGGGACAAGGAAATTTTGCTGAAGCACATCCCAACTTATTCAAGCGACTGATAGATCATTTTGGTGGGTTAGATGAAAAAGATATTAATCCTGAAACTTATTACTTTTTTAACACCCAGGTGAATCTATGCTGGTTTGCTGATGGTTTGTACTATGGCATTGGTGGAATGGGAGCTTTAGAACTATCAGTTCCATCTCAACATACTCGTATCCTTCAGCACTTGTATCGAAGGGGTTTGAGTAGCGAAATCGTCAAATTTTACGAGTTACATTGCCAAATTGATTTAGTTCATGGTGATGGTTGGTTTGCTGCTGCTAAGCCATATTTGAAAACTCGTGATGAATTCCAAAAAGTCCTGATTGGTGCTGCACGTATGCTTGAAGCCAGAGTTAATTTATACGATGGCATGTTAAAGGGAATTAAAGGTTCATCTAGACAGCGATCGCTAATCGAGCAAAACTAA
- a CDS encoding alpha/beta hydrolase, with amino-acid sequence MSTNLLSTSATVGFGGVVQEYLWNWENQQLRVVYETLGKGSPLLLLPAFSSVSMRSEMGELAKLLAPHFQVVAVDWPGFGESSRPSLNYRPEIYQQFLSDFIKAVFNSAITVVAAGHAASYVLQVAVKQPTIFERILLLAPTWRGPLPTMGATPEIAGMVRGLVRSPIIGQALYKLNTVPSFLSFMYRRHVFADAAKITPSFIEQKWQTTQQPGARFASAAFVTGNLDVVREQSDFLALVRSLSVPLMVVIGESSPAKSREEMNAIAALPKVKSVVIPGSLGLHEEYPAEVLAAVRDFLLS; translated from the coding sequence ATGTCAACCAATTTATTATCTACCTCTGCTACTGTTGGATTTGGTGGAGTAGTTCAAGAATATCTTTGGAATTGGGAAAACCAACAATTGCGGGTTGTTTATGAAACCCTTGGCAAAGGTTCACCACTCTTGCTACTTCCTGCTTTCAGCAGCGTTTCTATGCGTTCAGAAATGGGCGAACTTGCCAAGTTACTAGCTCCTCACTTTCAAGTTGTAGCAGTAGACTGGCCGGGATTTGGAGAATCTTCTCGCCCTAGTTTAAATTACCGACCAGAAATATATCAGCAATTTTTGTCAGATTTTATCAAAGCTGTTTTTAATAGTGCAATTACTGTGGTTGCAGCTGGTCATGCTGCTAGTTACGTGTTGCAAGTCGCAGTGAAACAGCCGACGATTTTTGAGCGAATTTTATTGTTAGCCCCCACTTGGCGAGGGCCTTTGCCGACAATGGGGGCAACTCCAGAGATAGCTGGTATGGTCAGAGGATTGGTGCGATCGCCTATCATTGGTCAAGCGTTGTATAAACTCAACACCGTGCCATCTTTCTTGAGTTTTATGTACCGTCGCCACGTCTTTGCAGATGCGGCTAAGATTACACCCAGTTTCATCGAACAGAAATGGCAGACAACTCAACAACCAGGAGCGCGATTTGCTTCTGCTGCTTTTGTTACAGGTAATCTCGATGTTGTACGTGAGCAATCTGATTTTTTGGCACTTGTGCGATCGCTATCTGTACCGCTGATGGTAGTAATTGGCGAATCTAGCCCAGCAAAATCACGAGAAGAAATGAACGCCATAGCAGCTTTACCAAAAGTGAAAAGCGTCGTCATTCCTGGTTCTTTGGGACTACATGAAGAATACCCAGCAGAAGTTTTAGCAGCAGTTAGGGATTTTTTGTTGTCTTGA
- a CDS encoding SufE family protein, which translates to MSSTLDSLPPALAKIVQRFQRVSDQRRRTEQLITYGNKLKDFPESDKLPENKVPGCVSQVYITASLHDGKVVFQADSDAFISKGMVGLLIEGLNGLTPTEIVQLTPDFIQETGLNVSLTASRANGFYNIFKTMQKKALECKLDLPNS; encoded by the coding sequence ATGTCTTCTACTCTCGATTCTTTGCCACCTGCTCTTGCTAAAATTGTCCAGCGCTTTCAACGCGTTTCTGACCAAAGAAGACGCACGGAACAGTTAATTACCTATGGAAACAAGCTCAAGGATTTTCCAGAAAGTGATAAACTACCAGAAAATAAAGTACCTGGTTGCGTTTCTCAAGTTTATATCACTGCCTCTCTCCATGATGGTAAGGTCGTGTTTCAAGCTGATTCCGACGCTTTCATCAGCAAAGGGATGGTTGGTCTTTTGATTGAAGGCTTGAATGGATTAACTCCTACGGAAATTGTACAACTTACACCAGATTTCATTCAAGAAACTGGTTTAAATGTCAGTCTGACAGCTTCCCGCGCTAATGGATTTTATAACATTTTTAAAACCATGCAAAAAAAAGCGTTGGAATGTAAGTTAGATTTGCCTAACTCCTAA
- the psaK gene encoding photosystem I reaction center subunit PsaK, translating into MFTSTLLAAATTPLEWSPTVGLIIILANIFAIAFGKSTIKYPNAEPALPSPNLFGGFGLPALLATTAFGHILGVGIVLGLHNLGRI; encoded by the coding sequence GTGTTTACTTCAACCTTACTCGCTGCTGCAACCACACCCCTGGAATGGAGTCCTACAGTTGGGCTGATCATAATTCTCGCCAATATTTTTGCCATTGCCTTTGGCAAATCTACCATCAAGTATCCCAACGCAGAACCAGCCCTACCATCACCAAATTTATTTGGTGGTTTTGGTCTGCCTGCGTTATTGGCGACTACCGCTTTCGGTCACATCTTGGGCGTAGGTATTGTTTTAGGGCTGCATAACTTAGGAAGAATTTAG
- a CDS encoding GUN4 domain-containing protein — protein sequence MLTTKQRKLITYESITIYEKTYRLPIIKNTKLKKIQKKIRDSQRFIKEGIRYRNDFWGIIKRKKEISQGEIFQEIQLLIRDYSHVIDFLEYYKDNYQDFLLKFTDDWKSLFRQKYLEIKKLNEERNKLEIKNYKNSQIIDKLKLEKQENLKSILLLSNTNLLMLEKVELLSDGIKNLAEDTKNQKQTIQQIVKDLEVYQEIYEYQIKATKVRQEIAKIAETAINFENYLQDYFSPFQSLIDEVVKVDEDFYATVGEIQSLANNFLMGESNLLKLEEAEIFSHNIINSIVASYEKKERLNDALLQSELLNKQFQNFNFDNDEVSLEHAFELISSYIYNQFVDQRKVLGVVETKFSSAISASTEETGLVQLTNDDIPATKEFQISTNIDYTQLQNLLAHHQWKEADIETTKLMLQVIGKNYWNEVYKEDIQKFSCKHLQTIDQLWKQYSHGYFGFSVQQTIWSEIGGQIDYETEKILGDRLGWRKEGNWLDYDQLTFKLSSTTPIGHLPAKWLHYEQEAFDVCSNSSAEPLSMGAWRVRSWLIWQMHLFFSRVKICNVT from the coding sequence GATTACGATTTATGAAAAAACTTATCGCTTACCGATTATAAAAAATACAAAATTAAAAAAGATTCAAAAAAAAATAAGAGATTCTCAAAGATTCATTAAAGAAGGTATTCGATATCGTAATGATTTTTGGGGAATAATTAAGCGAAAAAAAGAAATTAGTCAGGGTGAAATTTTTCAAGAAATCCAATTATTAATTAGAGATTATAGTCATGTAATTGATTTTCTCGAATATTATAAAGATAATTATCAAGATTTTTTGTTAAAATTTACGGATGACTGGAAAAGTTTGTTTAGACAAAAATATCTTGAAATAAAAAAATTGAATGAAGAAAGAAACAAATTAGAAATAAAGAATTATAAAAATTCTCAAATTATCGATAAATTAAAACTGGAAAAACAAGAGAATCTCAAATCAATTTTACTGTTGAGCAATACTAACTTGTTAATGTTAGAAAAAGTTGAATTGCTCAGTGATGGAATTAAAAATTTAGCAGAAGATACCAAAAACCAAAAACAAACTATTCAGCAAATAGTTAAAGATTTAGAGGTATATCAAGAGATTTATGAATACCAAATAAAAGCGACAAAAGTTCGTCAAGAAATAGCAAAAATAGCCGAGACAGCAATCAATTTTGAAAATTATTTACAAGATTACTTTAGTCCCTTTCAATCTTTAATAGATGAAGTAGTGAAAGTGGATGAAGATTTTTATGCCACTGTAGGAGAAATTCAAAGTTTAGCAAATAATTTTTTGATGGGTGAATCAAATTTATTAAAGTTGGAAGAAGCTGAAATATTTTCTCATAATATTATTAATTCTATAGTAGCAAGTTATGAGAAGAAAGAAAGATTAAACGATGCCCTATTACAATCTGAATTACTAAATAAACAATTCCAAAATTTTAATTTTGATAATGATGAAGTATCTCTAGAACATGCGTTTGAATTAATATCCAGTTATATCTACAATCAATTCGTTGATCAAAGGAAAGTCCTGGGCGTAGTAGAAACAAAATTTAGCTCTGCTATCTCTGCTTCAACAGAAGAAACAGGATTGGTGCAACTGACTAATGACGATATTCCAGCTACAAAAGAATTTCAAATCAGTACAAATATCGATTATACTCAGTTGCAAAATCTCCTGGCACATCATCAATGGAAAGAAGCTGATATAGAAACCACTAAATTAATGCTACAAGTCATTGGAAAAAATTATTGGAATGAAGTGTATAAAGAAGATATTCAAAAGTTTTCTTGTAAACATCTTCAGACCATTGATCAACTTTGGAAACAATACAGTCATGGTTATTTCGGTTTTAGTGTTCAGCAAACTATCTGGAGCGAAATAGGTGGACAAATAGATTATGAAACAGAAAAGATACTTGGCGATCGCCTTGGTTGGCGAAAAGAAGGAAATTGGTTAGACTATGACCAACTAACTTTTAAATTGTCCTCCACCACACCCATCGGACACCTCCCGGCTAAATGGTTACACTATGAGCAAGAGGCGTTTGACGTATGCTCAAATTCATCTGCGGAACCCCTTTCAATGGGTGCGTGGCGTGTCAGGTCTTGGTTAATTTGGCAGATGCACTTGTTCTTTTCTCGTGTAAAAATTTGTAACGTAACTTGA